A DNA window from Desulfatiglans sp. contains the following coding sequences:
- a CDS encoding DUF2007 domain-containing protein encodes MFCPKCKAEYKEGILRCTECDIDLVFELPPEPEDIPEYVDWEHLISFADKYEADLAQGLLEANDIEAVTISDDCGSVYPSMTYVHGIRLMVKNEDLEVAKEVLLDAEYKL; translated from the coding sequence ATGTTCTGTCCAAAATGCAAAGCAGAATACAAAGAGGGTATTTTAAGATGTACCGAATGTGATATTGACCTTGTTTTTGAGCTGCCCCCTGAACCTGAGGATATACCGGAGTATGTTGACTGGGAACATCTCATCTCTTTTGCGGATAAATATGAGGCTGATCTTGCCCAGGGTCTTCTTGAGGCCAATGATATTGAGGCTGTTACAATAAGTGATGACTGCGGAAGCGTTTACCCTTCCATGACATATGTCCACGGTATCCGCCTGATGGTAAAGAATGAAGACCTCGAGGTGGCAAAAGAGGTGCTTCTTGATGCGGAATACAAGCTGTAA
- a CDS encoding AAA domain-containing protein: protein MTVDVKRIGERVEKESPLIQRIRTEMHRIIVGQDALIDGLILALMCNNHVLIEGVPGLAKTLSITTLSKMLQASFKRLQFTPDLLPADVIGTLIYNPKTGDFTTKKGPIFANIILADEINRAPAKVQSALLEAMQERQVTIGDTSYPLPDPFMVMATQNPIEQEGTYPLPEAQVDRFMLKIVVSYPSKSDEHMILKRMAKSAPGLDVDPVLAPDDVKRIRELTDEIYMDEKIEEYIVDIVEATRNPDAYKLDIKDYIRYGASPRASIFLAMASKANAFMEGRGYVTPQDVKNVAMNVLRHRVILTYEAEAEEKRPEDIINHILQTVDVP from the coding sequence ATGACTGTTGATGTAAAAAGGATCGGTGAGCGGGTAGAAAAGGAGAGCCCGCTGATTCAGCGTATAAGAACCGAGATGCACAGGATAATAGTGGGGCAGGACGCACTCATAGACGGCCTTATACTTGCCCTTATGTGCAATAACCATGTACTTATAGAGGGTGTGCCGGGCCTTGCAAAGACGCTCTCCATAACCACCCTTTCAAAGATGCTTCAGGCATCATTTAAAAGACTCCAGTTTACGCCTGACCTGCTTCCGGCAGATGTGATAGGCACACTCATATACAACCCCAAGACAGGGGATTTTACCACCAAAAAAGGGCCTATATTTGCGAACATCATTCTGGCTGATGAAATCAACAGGGCGCCCGCAAAGGTGCAGAGTGCACTCCTTGAGGCCATGCAGGAGAGGCAGGTGACTATTGGCGATACAAGCTATCCCCTTCCTGACCCCTTTATGGTAATGGCCACCCAGAACCCGATTGAGCAAGAGGGCACCTACCCTCTTCCAGAGGCGCAGGTGGACAGGTTCATGCTCAAGATAGTTGTTTCATATCCTTCCAAATCAGACGAGCACATGATCCTTAAAAGGATGGCAAAAAGCGCGCCTGGTCTTGATGTTGACCCTGTGCTTGCGCCTGATGATGTAAAACGGATCAGGGAACTCACCGATGAAATCTATATGGACGAAAAGATAGAGGAGTATATTGTTGATATAGTTGAGGCAACAAGAAACCCTGATGCATATAAACTTGATATAAAGGATTATATCCGGTACGGCGCCTCACCAAGGGCCTCAATATTTCTTGCCATGGCATCAAAGGCAAACGCCTTTATGGAGGGAAGGGGCTATGTAACACCGCAGGATGTAAAAAATGTGGCAATGAATGTATTAAGGCACAGGGTCATACTTACCTATGAGGCAGAGGCAGAGGAAAAGAGGCCCGAAGATATTATTAACCATATTTTACAGACTGTTGATGTCCCATGA
- a CDS encoding DUF58 domain-containing protein translates to MIPAELAKKIRYIQIFTSKAVNDGLAGEYESLFKGRGMEFQEVREYQVGDDIRTIDWNVTARAGHPYVKLFREERELTVMFLVDLSASGAFGSTRQIKNEAAAEICALLAFSAIKNNDKVGLIVFTDQIEMFIPPQKGTTHVLRLIRDLLNFKPRQVKTDLVAGMDYLGRVLHKKSVVFLVSDFQGEGYEKQLRILGKRHDLIAVSITDPREITMPDVGLIELEDAETGETIIIDTGSASFRKGYEQMGQSRLESLKKLFRSTDIDHIDIRTGQDYVFDLVKFFRNREQRR, encoded by the coding sequence ATGATACCTGCTGAACTCGCAAAAAAGATCAGATATATCCAGATATTTACCAGTAAGGCGGTTAATGACGGCCTTGCAGGTGAATATGAAAGTCTTTTCAAGGGAAGAGGCATGGAGTTCCAGGAGGTGCGCGAGTACCAGGTGGGTGACGATATCCGCACCATTGACTGGAACGTAACAGCCCGTGCAGGCCACCCCTATGTAAAGCTCTTTAGGGAGGAAAGGGAACTGACTGTTATGTTCCTTGTGGATCTTTCTGCCTCAGGGGCGTTCGGCAGCACAAGGCAGATAAAGAATGAGGCAGCCGCTGAGATATGCGCCCTGCTTGCCTTTTCCGCTATAAAAAACAATGACAAGGTGGGGCTTATCGTATTTACCGATCAGATAGAGATGTTTATCCCGCCTCAAAAGGGCACCACCCATGTACTGAGGCTCATAAGGGATCTGCTGAATTTCAAACCAAGGCAGGTAAAGACCGATCTTGTGGCAGGCATGGACTACCTTGGCAGGGTGCTCCATAAAAAGAGTGTTGTTTTTCTGGTTTCAGACTTCCAGGGCGAGGGGTATGAAAAGCAGTTGCGGATATTGGGAAAAAGGCATGACCTGATAGCCGTGTCCATTACCGACCCCAGGGAGATCACCATGCCTGATGTTGGGCTGATAGAACTTGAGGACGCTGAGACAGGCGAAACGATAATTATAGATACGGGGAGCGCATCCTTCAGAAAGGGGTATGAACAAATGGGCCAATCAAGGCTTGAATCCCTTAAAAAACTATTCAGGTCAACAGATATTGACCACATAGATATCAGGACAGGTCAGGATTATGTATTTGACCTTGTAAAATTCTTCAGAAACAGGGAGCAGAGGAGGTAA
- a CDS encoding protein BatD, with protein MQFFIDINKFFSARHSGCFLIPIMLLCLVLFPSCKKDGAGKETPEKKVDRINETVERGPAKVTLESDKKEITIAEQVNLSISIDIDEEYDVELPSFGDKLEQFGIVDYHTSQPELKDNKRKLIRRTYILEPFLSGDYPIMPMKITFYKKEDNKKHLIETPEITIKVKSLLPDDVKDLKLHDIIPPLPYPRSYMVWIWGGTGAGLLILLAVGVYFYKKRFMRMDTIEIRLKAHEIAYNELKDLVEEDLIDKGEIKLFYLRLSSIIRRYIENRFGLRAPEQTTEEFLKGLESAQGFPDRFKPLLNNFLRHCDLVKFARFEPETKDIQNSFDSCKAFIQGTEEQD; from the coding sequence ATGCAATTTTTTATAGATATAAACAAATTTTTTTCAGCTAGACATAGCGGATGTTTTTTAATCCCGATAATGCTCCTGTGCCTTGTTCTTTTTCCTTCCTGCAAAAAGGATGGTGCAGGAAAAGAGACACCTGAAAAAAAGGTTGATAGAATCAATGAAACTGTCGAAAGGGGGCCGGCAAAGGTCACACTTGAGTCAGACAAAAAAGAGATAACCATTGCTGAACAGGTTAACCTTTCCATATCCATTGATATTGATGAGGAATATGATGTGGAGCTCCCCTCATTTGGTGACAAGCTTGAACAGTTCGGCATAGTCGATTACCACACTTCACAGCCTGAGCTCAAAGATAATAAAAGAAAACTCATAAGGCGCACCTACATACTTGAGCCCTTTCTCTCCGGCGATTATCCCATTATGCCCATGAAGATCACCTTCTATAAAAAAGAGGATAACAAGAAACATTTAATAGAAACCCCTGAGATCACAATAAAGGTTAAATCCCTTTTGCCTGATGATGTAAAGGATCTCAAACTTCATGATATCATCCCTCCCCTGCCCTACCCCAGGTCATACATGGTATGGATATGGGGGGGCACAGGTGCAGGCTTACTGATACTCCTTGCTGTAGGGGTCTATTTTTATAAAAAACGATTCATGAGAATGGATACTATTGAGATAAGGCTTAAGGCACATGAAATTGCCTATAATGAGCTTAAGGACCTTGTTGAAGAAGACCTTATTGATAAGGGAGAGATCAAGCTGTTTTATCTGAGACTCAGCTCCATAATAAGGAGATATATTGAAAACAGGTTTGGCTTACGTGCCCCTGAACAGACCACAGAGGAGTTTCTAAAAGGGCTTGAATCGGCGCAGGGGTTTCCTGACCGGTTTAAACCCCTTCTGAATAATTTTCTAAGGCACTGCGACCTTGTGAAATTTGCAAGGTTTGAGCCTGAGACAAAGGATATCCAGAACAGCTTTGACAGTTGCAAGGCATTTATACAGGGAACAGAGGAACAGGACTAG
- a CDS encoding VWA domain-containing protein: protein MHFESPLAFLLLILIPILIYMHLFRNRGGAIRFSSVGNAVKASRSIKVRLIRLPDIIRIIALILIIIALARPQTGRERISEISKGIAIMMVVDRSGSMNAELEYRGQNLNRLEAVKQVFKEFVLGGTSGLKGRPNDLIGMIVFARYPDTICPLTLAHGALPAFLKNVNIVQTREEDGTAIGDAIALAAARLKKAEDTLKDEKEGSGRYEIKSKVIVLLSDGENNFGKRSPIEAAELAKEWGIKIYAIAIGGGEAVTSIQTPFGTYKVPSRQRFDTTALRVAAEKTGGLFREAHNADALIDIYKEIDSMEKSEIESVRYVDYQESFIWPAIAGFLLIILDILLRNTLFRRVP from the coding sequence ATGCACTTTGAATCACCACTCGCATTTCTATTATTGATTTTGATCCCTATCCTGATCTACATGCACCTTTTTAGAAACAGGGGAGGCGCAATAAGGTTTTCATCTGTCGGGAATGCAGTAAAGGCATCAAGATCGATTAAGGTAAGACTTATAAGGCTGCCCGATATCATACGCATTATAGCCCTTATACTCATTATCATAGCCCTTGCCCGACCCCAGACAGGCAGGGAGAGGATAAGCGAGATAAGCAAGGGTATAGCAATAATGATGGTTGTTGACCGCTCAGGCAGCATGAACGCTGAGCTTGAATACAGGGGGCAAAACCTGAACCGTCTAGAGGCGGTAAAGCAGGTCTTTAAGGAATTTGTACTTGGCGGGACAAGCGGCCTTAAGGGGAGGCCCAATGACCTTATAGGCATGATTGTCTTTGCAAGGTACCCTGACACCATATGCCCCCTTACACTGGCGCACGGGGCGCTGCCGGCTTTTTTAAAAAATGTTAATATAGTGCAGACACGTGAAGAAGACGGCACTGCCATAGGTGATGCCATAGCCCTTGCAGCAGCACGTCTTAAAAAGGCAGAGGATACCCTTAAGGACGAGAAGGAGGGGTCAGGCAGATATGAGATTAAAAGCAAGGTGATCGTCCTGCTCTCTGATGGTGAAAACAATTTTGGTAAACGCTCCCCCATAGAGGCCGCGGAACTTGCGAAAGAATGGGGCATCAAGATATATGCAATAGCTATTGGAGGAGGTGAGGCTGTCACATCCATACAGACACCCTTTGGCACATACAAGGTACCTTCAAGGCAGAGGTTTGATACAACTGCGCTCAGGGTCGCAGCTGAAAAGACAGGCGGGCTTTTCCGTGAGGCGCACAATGCAGATGCCCTAATCGATATATATAAAGAGATAGATTCAATGGAAAAGAGCGAGATAGAGTCTGTCCGGTATGTGGATTATCAGGAGTCATTCATATGGCCGGCCATTGCAGGTTTCCTTCTGATAATACTGGATATCCTGCTCAGGAATACCCTCTTCAGGAGGGTACCATGA
- a CDS encoding VWA domain-containing protein, which produces MAGHCRFPSDNTGYPAQEYPLQEGTMNGIVLHNIDMLHLLWVLPFIFLVYLYGWSKKKKALERFIEAGLINRINISTDRSKRYFKAVLVIVSTAFVILSLTRPAWNPVPEKIERRGRDIVFLLDVSKSMLAEDLVPNRLERAKLAINDCIDGLMGDRIALVAFAGTAAIKCPLTQDYGFFRTMLKSVDTESIARGGTMIGDAIRLLLTDVFDDQAKEYKDIILITDGEDHDSFPVEAAKKAGEKGVRIIAIGIGDENEGKRIPVTNDKGERTFLKYNDQEVWSKLDADTLRKMVNVTPGGKYFNVATGTIDLGTVYRQLIAGAQKKELESETINRFEEKFQIFLSVAFFLLCIEYVLSERKRGARNV; this is translated from the coding sequence ATGGCCGGCCATTGCAGGTTTCCTTCTGATAATACTGGATATCCTGCTCAGGAATACCCTCTTCAGGAGGGTACCATGAACGGGATTGTGCTGCACAATATAGATATGCTGCACCTGCTCTGGGTGCTCCCTTTTATTTTTCTAGTATACCTTTACGGCTGGTCAAAAAAGAAAAAGGCCCTTGAACGATTTATTGAGGCAGGGCTTATTAACAGGATAAATATCTCAACAGACAGATCAAAGAGGTATTTCAAGGCTGTGCTTGTTATTGTTTCTACTGCATTTGTCATCCTCTCCCTTACAAGGCCTGCATGGAACCCCGTGCCTGAAAAGATAGAACGCAGGGGAAGGGATATTGTATTTTTGCTTGATGTATCAAAAAGCATGCTTGCAGAAGACCTTGTGCCAAACCGCCTGGAGCGGGCAAAGCTTGCAATCAATGACTGTATAGACGGGCTCATGGGTGACAGGATAGCCCTTGTTGCCTTTGCCGGCACCGCAGCCATAAAATGCCCTTTAACCCAGGATTATGGTTTTTTCAGGACCATGCTAAAATCTGTTGATACTGAGAGCATAGCAAGGGGTGGCACCATGATAGGTGATGCCATAAGGCTTCTTTTAACGGATGTATTTGATGACCAGGCAAAGGAATACAAGGACATAATCCTGATAACAGACGGCGAGGATCATGACAGCTTTCCGGTAGAAGCGGCTAAAAAGGCCGGGGAAAAGGGGGTAAGGATTATTGCCATAGGGATTGGGGATGAGAATGAGGGAAAGAGGATACCGGTAACAAACGATAAGGGTGAAAGGACCTTTTTAAAATATAATGATCAGGAGGTCTGGTCAAAGCTTGATGCTGATACATTAAGAAAGATGGTAAATGTAACCCCTGGCGGTAAATATTTTAATGTTGCAACAGGTACCATTGATCTCGGAACAGTCTACAGGCAGCTTATTGCAGGGGCACAGAAAAAGGAGCTGGAATCAGAGACCATCAACCGCTTTGAAGAAAAATTCCAGATATTCTTAAGTGTTGCCTTTTTCCTTTTATGTATCGAGTATGTTTTATCTGAGAGAAAAAGGGGTGCCCGCAATGTTTAG